In Streptantibioticus cattleyicolor NRRL 8057 = DSM 46488, a genomic segment contains:
- a CDS encoding N,N-dimethylformamidase beta subunit family domain-containing protein: MGTDQIRRWDSGALAHAVTDPFGQGPLPWLRGREQYLDDGQLLPWYAGRSLPDDGADRLPGQRAGRRRRSTGLRNADDVGLQIKGFTSGGSVTPGGSVDFHVTVDPPQDFVVDIYRIGHYGGDGANYITSSPRLSGVVQSGPLTAGRTVSCHHWWLSWRLQVPSYWSTGAYVAVLTTPDGYRSHIPFTVRDLPPDPPRDPAVRQPPDYEADLLLLLPDVTWQAYNLYPEDGRTGASLYHAWDEEGRLLGEEAAAVTVCYDRPYAGAGLPLHVGHAYDFIRWAERYGYDLAYADARDLHAGRVDPTRYRGLVFPGHDEYWSVPMRRAVERARDHGTSLVFLSANTMYWQVELSPSASGAPDRLLTCRKRRSDARGRTALWRDMGEPEQLVLGVQYAGRVPEPSPLVVRNADHWLWEASGAGEGDELPGLVAGEADRYFPRTALPAYTARRLLAHSPYLDSTGVRQHQETSLYRAPSGAYVFASGTFAWSPALDRPGHVDPRIQRATANLLDRICKRD, encoded by the coding sequence GTGGGAACGGACCAGATCCGCCGCTGGGACTCCGGCGCACTCGCACACGCCGTGACCGACCCCTTCGGCCAGGGCCCGCTGCCCTGGCTGCGCGGACGCGAACAGTACCTGGACGACGGCCAGTTGCTGCCCTGGTACGCCGGACGTTCCCTGCCCGACGACGGCGCCGACCGGCTGCCGGGCCAGCGCGCCGGACGCCGCCGCCGCTCCACCGGGCTGCGCAACGCCGACGACGTGGGCCTGCAGATCAAGGGGTTCACCTCCGGCGGCTCGGTGACCCCGGGCGGCTCGGTCGACTTCCACGTCACCGTCGACCCGCCGCAGGACTTCGTGGTCGACATCTACCGGATCGGCCACTACGGCGGCGACGGCGCCAACTACATCACCAGCAGCCCGCGGCTCTCCGGCGTCGTCCAGTCCGGGCCGCTCACCGCCGGCCGCACCGTCTCCTGCCACCACTGGTGGCTCTCCTGGCGCCTCCAGGTCCCCTCCTACTGGAGCACCGGCGCCTACGTGGCCGTCCTCACCACCCCCGACGGCTACCGCAGCCACATCCCGTTCACCGTGCGCGACCTGCCTCCCGACCCGCCCCGCGACCCGGCCGTGCGGCAGCCCCCCGACTACGAGGCCGACCTGCTGCTCCTGCTGCCCGACGTCACCTGGCAGGCGTACAACCTCTACCCCGAGGACGGGCGCACCGGTGCCAGCCTCTACCACGCCTGGGACGAGGAGGGGCGGCTGCTCGGCGAGGAGGCCGCCGCGGTCACCGTCTGCTACGACCGCCCGTACGCCGGCGCCGGGCTGCCGCTCCACGTCGGCCACGCCTACGACTTCATCCGCTGGGCCGAACGCTACGGCTACGACCTGGCCTACGCCGACGCCCGCGACCTGCACGCCGGACGCGTCGACCCCACCCGCTACCGGGGCCTGGTCTTCCCCGGCCACGACGAGTACTGGTCGGTGCCGATGCGCCGGGCCGTCGAGCGCGCCCGGGACCATGGCACCTCGCTGGTCTTCCTCTCCGCCAACACCATGTACTGGCAGGTCGAGTTGAGCCCCTCCGCCAGCGGCGCCCCGGACCGGCTGCTCACCTGCCGCAAGCGCCGCAGCGACGCCCGCGGGCGCACCGCGCTCTGGCGTGACATGGGCGAGCCGGAGCAGCTGGTGCTCGGCGTGCAGTACGCGGGCCGGGTCCCCGAGCCCTCCCCGCTGGTCGTCCGCAACGCCGACCACTGGCTGTGGGAGGCCAGCGGGGCCGGCGAGGGCGACGAGCTGCCCGGCCTGGTGGCGGGCGAGGCGGACCGTTACTTCCCGCGCACCGCGCTGCCGGCGTACACCGCGCGAAGACTCCTCGCCCACTCGCCCTACCTGGACTCCACCGGCGTCCGCCAGCACCAGGAGACCTCGCTGTACCGGGCGCCCAGCGGCGCGTACGTCTTCGCCTCCGGCACCTTCGCCTGGTCGCCGGCGCTCGACCGGCCCGGCCACGTCGACCCCCGGATCCAGCGGGCCACAGCCAATCTGCTGGACCGTATCTGCAAGCGCGACTGA
- a CDS encoding phosphoribosylaminoimidazolesuccinocarboxamide synthase yields MSGFVEKPEPVSVPGLVHLHTGKVRELYRDGQGRLVMVASDRMSAFDWVLPTVIPDKGRILTQLSLWWFEQLADLVPSHVISTELPEGAPADWAGRTMVCRSLEMIPVECVARGYLTGSGLAEYRRDRTVCGLALPEGLTDGSELPAPIFTPATKAEVGEHDENVSYEEVARRHGAETAAELRRVTLDVYARGRDIARERGILLADTKFEFGRADGELVIADEVLTPDSSRFWPADQWQPGRAQPSYDKQFVRDWLTSPASGWDRAGEQPPPPLPAEVVERTRAKYVEAYERLTGTPWA; encoded by the coding sequence GTGTCCGGATTCGTGGAAAAGCCCGAGCCGGTGTCGGTGCCGGGTCTGGTGCATCTGCACACCGGCAAGGTGCGCGAGCTGTACCGGGACGGGCAGGGCCGCCTGGTGATGGTGGCCAGCGACCGGATGTCCGCCTTCGACTGGGTGCTGCCCACCGTCATCCCGGACAAGGGGCGCATCCTCACCCAGCTGTCGCTGTGGTGGTTCGAGCAACTCGCCGACCTGGTGCCCAGCCACGTGATCTCCACCGAGCTGCCCGAGGGCGCCCCCGCCGACTGGGCCGGGCGCACCATGGTGTGCCGTTCGCTGGAGATGATCCCGGTCGAGTGCGTGGCCCGCGGCTACCTGACCGGCTCCGGGCTCGCCGAGTACCGGCGCGACCGCACGGTGTGCGGGCTGGCGCTGCCCGAGGGGCTCACCGACGGCTCCGAGTTGCCCGCCCCGATCTTCACCCCGGCCACCAAGGCGGAGGTCGGCGAGCACGACGAGAACGTCTCCTACGAGGAGGTGGCCCGGCGGCACGGCGCCGAGACCGCGGCCGAGCTGCGCCGGGTCACCCTGGACGTCTACGCCCGCGGCCGGGACATCGCCCGGGAACGCGGCATCCTGCTGGCGGACACCAAGTTCGAATTCGGCCGCGCGGACGGCGAGTTGGTCATCGCCGACGAGGTGCTCACCCCCGACTCGTCCCGGTTCTGGCCCGCCGACCAGTGGCAGCCGGGGCGCGCCCAGCCCTCCTACGACAAGCAGTTCGTCCGCGACTGGCTCACCTCCCCGGCCTCCGGCTGGGACCGGGCCGGCGAGCAGCCCCCGCCGCCGCTCCCCGCCGAGGTCGTCGAGCGCACCCGGGCCAAGTACGTCGAGGCCTACGAGCGGCTGACCGGCACCCCTTGGGCCTGA
- a CDS encoding MFS transporter — translation MLSTVREQARGLTKDQRNAFVAAFLGWAMDAFDYFLVVLVYSEIADEFKVSLTDMAFLTTATLIMRPVGAFVFGLWADKRGRRVPLMVDVLFYSVVGFACAFAPNYTVLLVLRLLYGIGMGGEWGLGAALAMEKIPAEKRGFWSGVLQGGYSLGYLLAAVAFLVIEPAFGWRGLFAFSLVPALVALWVRSRVGESEVWERAVRLTDTPVRAVLRNPAVLRRFGYLVLLMTAFNWMSHGTQDVYPTFIKKGLGLSPDTAILIAVVYNIGAMVGGTVLGAYSERLGRRRIIMISAGAGILVVPIFALSTTAGWLAFSSFLMQVCVQGAWGVIPAHLNELSPDAIRGFYPGVTYQLGNLIAALNLPIQEALAKAYSYPTALMATVFPTLVVVIVLSAVGKEAKGVRFGSPGGAGSPRPENLPAA, via the coding sequence ATGCTGAGTACGGTACGGGAGCAAGCGCGCGGCCTGACCAAGGACCAGCGCAACGCGTTCGTCGCGGCCTTCCTGGGCTGGGCGATGGACGCCTTCGACTACTTCCTCGTCGTCCTCGTCTACAGCGAGATCGCCGACGAGTTCAAGGTCTCACTGACCGACATGGCGTTCCTGACCACGGCGACGCTGATCATGCGCCCGGTCGGGGCCTTCGTCTTCGGGCTGTGGGCGGACAAACGCGGCCGGCGCGTGCCGCTCATGGTGGACGTGCTCTTCTACTCGGTGGTCGGCTTCGCCTGCGCCTTCGCCCCCAACTACACCGTGCTGCTGGTGCTGCGCCTGCTGTACGGGATCGGGATGGGCGGCGAGTGGGGGCTGGGCGCGGCGCTGGCGATGGAGAAGATCCCGGCCGAGAAGCGCGGCTTCTGGTCCGGCGTCCTCCAGGGCGGCTACTCGCTGGGCTATCTGCTGGCGGCGGTGGCCTTCCTGGTGATCGAGCCGGCCTTCGGCTGGCGCGGCCTGTTCGCCTTCAGCCTGGTGCCGGCGCTGGTCGCGCTGTGGGTACGCAGCCGGGTCGGGGAGAGCGAGGTGTGGGAACGGGCGGTGCGGCTGACCGACACCCCGGTGCGGGCGGTCCTCCGCAACCCGGCCGTGCTGCGCCGCTTCGGCTACCTGGTGCTGCTGATGACCGCCTTCAACTGGATGTCCCACGGCACCCAGGACGTCTACCCGACCTTCATCAAGAAGGGGCTCGGGCTCTCCCCGGACACCGCGATCCTGATCGCCGTCGTCTACAACATCGGGGCGATGGTCGGCGGCACGGTGCTGGGCGCCTACTCGGAGCGGCTCGGGCGGCGCCGGATCATCATGATCTCGGCCGGCGCGGGCATCCTGGTGGTGCCGATCTTCGCCCTGTCCACCACGGCGGGCTGGCTGGCGTTCAGCTCGTTCCTGATGCAGGTGTGCGTGCAGGGCGCCTGGGGCGTGATCCCGGCGCACCTGAACGAGCTGAGCCCGGACGCCATCCGCGGTTTCTACCCGGGGGTCACCTACCAGCTCGGCAACCTGATCGCCGCCCTCAACCTGCCGATCCAGGAGGCGCTGGCGAAGGCGTACAGCTATCCGACGGCGCTGATGGCCACCGTCTTCCCGACGCTGGTGGTGGTGATCGTGCTGAGCGCGGTGGGCAAGGAGGCCAAGGGGGTGCGCTTCGGCTCCCCCGGCGGCGCCGGCTCCCCGCGCCCGGAGAACCTGCCGGCCGCCTGA
- a CDS encoding response regulator transcription factor, protein MTGTVRVLLADDEHLIRGALAALLSFEDDLRVVAEAASGPEALAMARAHRPDVAVLDLEMPGADGVTVATSLRAEVPECRVMIVTGHGRPGHLKRALAAGVRGFVPKTVSAQRLAEIIRTVHGGGRYVDSELAADAISAGESPLTAREAELLTLAADGAPVAEIAARACLSPGTVRNYLSSATAKLGAENRHAAVRAARRRGWL, encoded by the coding sequence GTGACCGGGACGGTACGGGTGCTGCTCGCCGACGACGAGCACCTGATCCGGGGGGCGCTGGCGGCGCTGCTCTCCTTCGAGGACGATCTGCGGGTGGTGGCCGAGGCCGCCTCCGGCCCCGAGGCGCTCGCCATGGCCCGGGCCCACCGGCCGGACGTCGCCGTACTCGACCTGGAGATGCCGGGGGCGGACGGTGTGACAGTGGCCACATCGCTGCGCGCCGAGGTGCCGGAGTGCCGGGTCATGATCGTCACCGGCCACGGGCGCCCCGGCCACCTGAAGCGGGCGCTGGCGGCCGGGGTGCGCGGCTTCGTGCCCAAGACCGTCTCCGCCCAGCGGCTCGCCGAGATCATCCGCACCGTGCACGGCGGAGGGCGGTACGTGGACTCGGAGTTGGCGGCCGACGCGATCAGCGCCGGGGAGTCGCCGCTCACCGCCCGGGAGGCCGAGCTGCTGACGCTGGCGGCCGACGGCGCCCCGGTCGCGGAGATCGCCGCGCGGGCCTGCCTGTCCCCGGGGACGGTCCGCAACTACCTCTCCTCGGCCACCGCGAAGCTGGGCGCCGAGAACCGGCACGCGGCCGTCCGTGCCGCACGCCGCCGCGGTTGGCTATGA
- a CDS encoding sensor histidine kinase has product MEGAGVRRQRRSSAERVESYTRKSVNATYVVFGCSELVLALPGIGRRWDSVLPWLLVPLTVAQCVLAVVVTGQAMTRRLAATAPRPHPWPVCALGVVTALLLAGFGALAGTGLLVAVYLLPAGLSFVTSVLTGSYALLVARRRTVAVIAAVPTVCVAVLLAGLGLNVYGVVVSLLVGAFSTASTAATVRCSAWVVSVVRELAAAREAQARLAVAEERLRFGRDLHDVLGRNLAVIALKGELAVQLARRGRPEAVEQMVEVQRIAQESQAEVREVVRGYRTAGLRSELTGALSVLRAAGVAARIEGDDGTALPPVVQSALAWVVREGTTNVLRHGDARTCVIGLRAGPPGPAVLTMENDGVDAARPPGSGSGLAGLRERLAALDGTLAARPCAPDGFRLTATVPWPSGTAADEASRPATDPVEPAVTS; this is encoded by the coding sequence GTGGAGGGGGCCGGGGTGCGGCGGCAGCGGCGCAGCAGCGCGGAACGGGTGGAGTCGTACACCAGGAAGTCGGTCAACGCCACCTACGTGGTCTTCGGCTGCTCGGAACTGGTACTGGCGCTCCCCGGTATCGGCCGCCGGTGGGACTCCGTACTCCCCTGGCTGTTGGTGCCGCTGACGGTGGCTCAGTGCGTGCTGGCCGTCGTGGTGACCGGGCAGGCGATGACGCGGCGGCTGGCGGCCACCGCGCCCCGGCCGCACCCGTGGCCGGTGTGCGCGCTGGGCGTGGTCACCGCGCTGCTGCTGGCCGGGTTCGGCGCGCTGGCCGGCACCGGGCTGCTGGTCGCGGTCTACCTCCTCCCGGCCGGCCTGTCCTTCGTGACGTCCGTCCTCACCGGCTCGTACGCGCTGCTGGTGGCCCGGCGGCGGACGGTGGCCGTGATCGCGGCGGTCCCCACGGTCTGCGTCGCGGTGCTGCTGGCCGGGCTGGGGCTCAACGTCTACGGGGTCGTCGTCAGCCTGCTGGTGGGGGCGTTCTCCACCGCCTCCACGGCGGCCACGGTCCGCTGCTCGGCCTGGGTGGTCTCGGTGGTGCGGGAGTTGGCGGCGGCCCGGGAGGCGCAGGCGCGGCTGGCGGTCGCCGAGGAACGGCTGCGGTTCGGGCGGGACCTGCACGACGTGCTCGGGCGCAACCTCGCGGTGATCGCGCTCAAGGGCGAGCTGGCCGTCCAACTCGCCCGCCGGGGGCGCCCGGAGGCGGTGGAGCAGATGGTCGAGGTGCAGCGGATCGCGCAGGAGTCGCAGGCGGAGGTGCGGGAGGTGGTGCGCGGCTACCGCACGGCCGGCCTCCGCTCGGAGCTGACCGGCGCCCTGTCGGTGCTGCGGGCCGCCGGGGTGGCCGCCCGGATCGAGGGGGACGACGGCACGGCGCTGCCCCCGGTGGTCCAGTCGGCGCTGGCCTGGGTGGTGCGGGAGGGGACCACCAACGTGCTGCGCCACGGGGACGCCCGGACCTGCGTCATCGGCCTGCGCGCGGGGCCGCCCGGTCCGGCCGTGCTGACCATGGAGAACGACGGGGTGGACGCCGCCCGCCCGCCCGGTTCGGGCAGCGGGCTGGCCGGGCTGCGCGAGCGGCTGGCGGCCCTGGACGGCACGCTCGCCGCCCGCCCCTGCGCCCCGGACGGCTTCCGGCTGACGGCGACGGTGCCGTGGCCGTCCGGTACGGCGGCGGACGAGGCGTCCCGCCCCGCCACGGACCCGGTGGAGCCGGCGGTGACCTCGTGA
- a CDS encoding histone-like nucleoid-structuring protein Lsr2, producing the protein MAQRVVVTLSDDIDGGEATETIAFGLDGKAYEIDLSAANADKLRNALTPYLKAGRRRSRSGKAYQRTSVAPDPAAVRAWARSNGMDVPPRGRIPKKVYEAFEAAS; encoded by the coding sequence ATGGCGCAGCGCGTGGTGGTCACACTCTCCGACGACATCGACGGCGGCGAGGCCACGGAAACGATCGCTTTCGGCCTCGACGGGAAGGCGTACGAGATCGATCTCTCCGCCGCCAACGCGGACAAGCTGCGCAATGCGCTGACGCCTTACCTCAAGGCCGGCCGGCGCCGCAGCCGTTCCGGGAAGGCGTACCAGCGCACCTCGGTCGCCCCCGACCCGGCGGCGGTGCGCGCCTGGGCCCGCTCCAACGGCATGGACGTGCCCCCGCGCGGCCGGATCCCCAAGAAGGTCTACGAGGCGTTCGAAGCGGCGAGTTGA
- the purS gene encoding phosphoribosylformylglycinamidine synthase subunit PurS, which produces MARVVVDVMLKPEILDPQGQAVQRALPRLGFEGISDVRQGKRFELEVEGAVDDDALARIHALAETFLANTVIEDFVVRVES; this is translated from the coding sequence GTGGCACGCGTCGTAGTCGACGTCATGCTCAAGCCGGAGATCCTCGACCCCCAGGGCCAAGCGGTGCAGCGCGCGCTTCCGCGCCTGGGCTTCGAGGGGATCTCCGACGTTCGTCAGGGCAAGCGCTTCGAACTCGAAGTGGAAGGGGCGGTCGACGACGACGCCCTGGCCCGCATCCACGCGTTGGCCGAAACGTTCCTCGCCAACACCGTGATCGAGGACTTCGTCGTAAGGGTCGAATCGTGA
- the purQ gene encoding phosphoribosylformylglycinamidine synthase subunit PurQ, with protein sequence MTHPSPATTLDGGPTGRGAKRIGVVTFPGTLDDRDALRAVRVAGAEPVPLWHREKDLRQVDAVILPGGFSYGDYLRAGAISRFSPIMEKVIEGAREGLPVLGICNGFQVLTESHLLPGAMLRNNHLHFVCRDQRLRVENAETAWTSEFTAGQEIRIPLKNIDGRYTADRRTLEELEAEGRVVFRYLTDGDPADGYGNPNGSLDDIAGITNEAGNVVGLMPHPEHAVEPLVGTGGTDGLGFFTSILRKLVSA encoded by the coding sequence GTGACCCACCCGTCGCCCGCCACCACCCTCGACGGAGGCCCTACGGGCCGCGGTGCCAAGCGGATCGGTGTCGTCACCTTCCCCGGCACCCTGGACGACCGGGACGCGCTGCGGGCGGTCCGGGTCGCGGGTGCCGAACCGGTGCCGCTGTGGCACCGGGAGAAGGACCTGCGGCAGGTCGACGCGGTGATCCTGCCCGGCGGCTTCTCCTACGGCGACTACCTGCGGGCCGGGGCCATCTCCCGGTTCTCGCCGATCATGGAGAAGGTCATCGAGGGCGCCCGTGAGGGGCTGCCGGTACTCGGCATCTGCAACGGCTTCCAGGTGCTCACCGAGAGTCACCTGCTGCCCGGCGCGATGCTGCGCAACAACCACCTGCACTTCGTCTGCCGCGACCAGAGGCTGCGGGTGGAGAACGCGGAGACCGCCTGGACCTCCGAGTTCACCGCGGGCCAGGAGATCCGCATCCCGCTGAAGAACATCGACGGCCGCTACACCGCCGACCGGCGCACCCTGGAGGAGCTGGAGGCCGAGGGCCGGGTGGTCTTCCGCTACCTCACCGACGGCGACCCCGCCGACGGGTACGGCAACCCCAACGGCTCGCTCGACGACATCGCCGGCATCACCAACGAGGCGGGCAACGTCGTCGGCCTCATGCCCCACCCCGAGCACGCCGTGGAACCGCTGGTCGGCACCGGCGGCACCGACGGCCTCGGGTTCTTCACCTCGATCCTGAGGAAGCTGGTCAGCGCATGA
- the purL gene encoding phosphoribosylformylglycinamidine synthase subunit PurL gives MTLDTTKHAAQTPDTALPWAELGLKPDEYERIVDILGRRPTGAELAMYSVMWSEHCSYKSSKVHLKQFGEKAPDSSAMLVGIGENAGVVDVGQGYAVTFKVESHNHPSYIEPYQGAATGVGGIVRDILAMGARPVAVMDPLRFGAADHPDTKRVLPGVVAGIGGYGNCLGLPNIGGEVVFDPCYQGNPLVNALCVGVMRHEDIHLAKASGPGNKVILYGARTGGDGIGGVSVLASETFSDSGPAKRPAVQVGDPFQEKLLIECTLEIFAEKLVVGIQDLGGAGLSCATSELASAGSGGMRVELDRVPLRDSSLSPEEILMSESQERMCAVVAPENVDRFLEICEKWDVIATVIGEVTDGDRLEIYWHGEQIVDVPPRTVAHEGPVYHRPYQRPSWQDDLQADDPAKLARPATGDELRAAVLELISSPNQASKSWITDQYDRFVLGNTVLAQPEDAGMVRIDEETNLGVAVATDGNGRYAKLDPYTGAQLALAEAYRNVAATGARPLAVSDCLNFGSPEDPAVMWQFAEATRGLADGCQALGTPVTGGNVSLYNQTGETAIHPTPVVAVLGVIDDVTRRTPVAFAEEGQLIYLLGETRDELGGSAWAQVAHGHLGGLPPAVDLEREKLLAEILISGSRDGMIDAAHDLSDGGLVQALAESCLKGGKGARIVLPEGADPFVTLFSESAGRAVVAVPRSEELRFTDMCAARGLPAARIGVVDGDTLDVQGQFAIPLAELRQAHEATVPALLA, from the coding sequence ATGACCCTGGACACCACCAAGCACGCAGCCCAGACCCCGGACACCGCGCTGCCCTGGGCCGAACTCGGGCTCAAGCCGGACGAGTACGAGCGCATCGTGGACATCCTGGGCCGCCGGCCCACCGGTGCCGAACTCGCCATGTACTCGGTGATGTGGTCCGAGCACTGCTCGTACAAGTCCAGCAAGGTGCACCTGAAGCAGTTCGGCGAGAAGGCGCCGGACAGCTCGGCCATGCTGGTGGGCATCGGCGAGAACGCCGGCGTGGTCGACGTCGGCCAGGGGTACGCGGTCACCTTCAAGGTCGAGTCGCACAACCACCCCTCCTACATCGAGCCGTACCAGGGCGCGGCCACCGGGGTGGGCGGCATCGTCCGTGACATCCTGGCGATGGGCGCCCGTCCGGTGGCCGTGATGGACCCGCTGCGGTTCGGCGCCGCCGACCACCCCGACACCAAGCGGGTGCTGCCCGGCGTGGTGGCCGGCATCGGCGGCTACGGCAACTGCCTGGGCCTGCCCAACATCGGCGGCGAAGTGGTCTTCGACCCCTGCTACCAGGGCAACCCGCTGGTCAACGCGCTCTGCGTGGGCGTGATGCGGCACGAGGACATCCACCTGGCCAAGGCGTCGGGACCGGGCAACAAGGTGATCCTGTACGGCGCCCGCACCGGCGGCGACGGCATCGGCGGCGTCTCGGTGCTCGCCTCCGAGACCTTCTCCGACAGCGGCCCGGCCAAGCGCCCCGCGGTGCAGGTCGGCGACCCGTTCCAGGAGAAGCTGCTCATCGAGTGCACCCTGGAGATCTTCGCCGAGAAGCTGGTGGTGGGCATCCAGGACCTCGGCGGGGCCGGGCTGTCCTGCGCCACCAGCGAGCTGGCCTCGGCCGGCTCCGGCGGCATGCGCGTCGAGCTGGACCGGGTGCCGCTGCGCGACTCCTCGCTCTCCCCCGAGGAGATCCTGATGAGTGAGTCGCAGGAGCGGATGTGCGCCGTCGTGGCGCCGGAGAACGTCGACCGCTTCCTGGAGATCTGCGAGAAGTGGGACGTCATCGCCACCGTCATCGGTGAGGTCACCGACGGCGACCGGCTGGAGATCTACTGGCACGGCGAGCAGATCGTGGACGTCCCGCCGCGCACCGTCGCCCACGAGGGCCCGGTCTACCACCGGCCCTACCAGCGCCCGAGCTGGCAGGACGACCTCCAGGCGGACGACCCGGCGAAGCTTGCGCGTCCGGCCACCGGGGACGAACTGCGCGCCGCCGTACTGGAGTTGATCTCCTCGCCCAACCAGGCGTCCAAGTCCTGGATCACCGACCAGTACGACCGCTTCGTGCTCGGCAACACCGTCCTCGCCCAGCCCGAGGACGCCGGCATGGTCCGCATCGACGAGGAGACCAACCTCGGCGTGGCGGTGGCCACCGACGGCAACGGCCGGTACGCCAAGCTCGACCCGTACACCGGCGCGCAGCTCGCGCTGGCGGAGGCGTACCGCAACGTCGCCGCCACCGGGGCCCGGCCGCTGGCGGTCTCCGACTGCCTCAACTTCGGCTCGCCGGAGGACCCGGCGGTGATGTGGCAGTTCGCCGAGGCCACCCGGGGGCTCGCGGACGGCTGCCAGGCGCTGGGCACCCCGGTCACCGGGGGCAACGTCTCGCTGTACAACCAGACCGGCGAGACGGCCATCCACCCGACGCCGGTGGTGGCGGTGCTCGGGGTGATCGACGACGTCACCCGGCGCACCCCGGTCGCCTTCGCCGAGGAGGGGCAGCTGATCTACCTGCTCGGCGAGACCCGCGACGAACTCGGCGGCTCGGCCTGGGCCCAGGTCGCCCACGGCCACCTCGGCGGGCTGCCGCCGGCGGTGGACCTGGAGCGGGAGAAGCTGCTCGCCGAGATCCTCATCTCCGGCTCCCGGGACGGCATGATCGACGCCGCCCACGACCTGTCCGACGGCGGGCTGGTGCAGGCGCTGGCCGAGTCGTGCCTCAAGGGCGGCAAGGGCGCCCGGATCGTGCTCCCGGAGGGCGCCGACCCGTTCGTGACGCTCTTCTCGGAGTCGGCGGGGCGGGCGGTGGTCGCCGTGCCGCGCAGCGAGGAGCTGCGCTTCACCGACATGTGCGCCGCGCGCGGGCTGCCGGCCGCCCGGATCGGCGTGGTGGACGGCGACACCCTCGACGTGCAGGGCCAGTTCGCCATCCCGCTGGCCGAGCTGCGCCAGGCCCACGAGGCCACCGTCCCGGCGCTGCTGGCGTAA
- a CDS encoding sterol carrier family protein has protein sequence MATTARRKARSYDPRRTRGALTAQTAAVLTAARGLTPGQLDAPCGLPGWDVRDLLAHLAAQIDAVPAALALPAPPPGTPVTDVTGLPASPPAPAGSAARTADPVAAVEAAAARLEPVLDEAVRADRIVPHPGGAVRALDLTVTRLLELVVHGDDLARATGVDVPPDRQALAAAVRLLADALAARAPGNSVELRVPPFAAVQAVPGPRHTRGTPPNVVETDPLTWLRVATGRESWAAACERAAISASGERADLSGFLPLLT, from the coding sequence ATGGCGACGACGGCTCGGCGCAAGGCGCGTTCGTACGATCCGCGGCGGACCCGGGGGGCGCTGACCGCGCAGACCGCTGCGGTGCTCACGGCGGCCCGCGGGCTCACCCCCGGGCAGCTCGACGCGCCCTGCGGCCTGCCCGGCTGGGACGTGCGCGACCTGCTGGCGCACCTCGCGGCGCAGATCGACGCCGTGCCGGCCGCGCTGGCGCTGCCCGCGCCGCCGCCCGGCACCCCCGTCACCGACGTCACCGGCCTGCCCGCCTCGCCGCCGGCCCCGGCGGGTTCCGCCGCGCGCACGGCCGACCCGGTGGCCGCCGTCGAGGCCGCCGCCGCCCGGCTGGAGCCGGTGCTGGACGAGGCGGTGCGCGCCGACCGGATCGTCCCCCACCCCGGCGGCGCCGTGCGCGCCCTGGACCTCACCGTGACCCGGCTGCTCGAACTCGTCGTCCACGGCGACGACCTGGCCCGGGCCACCGGCGTCGACGTGCCGCCGGACCGGCAGGCGCTGGCCGCCGCCGTACGGCTGCTGGCCGACGCGCTGGCCGCCCGCGCCCCGGGCAACTCCGTGGAGCTGCGGGTGCCGCCGTTCGCCGCCGTACAGGCCGTTCCCGGGCCCCGGCACACCCGTGGCACCCCGCCGAACGTGGTGGAGACCGACCCGCTGACCTGGCTGCGGGTGGCGACCGGACGGGAGAGCTGGGCGGCGGCCTGCGAGCGGGCGGCGATCAGCGCCAGTGGCGAACGCGCGGATCTGTCCGGTTTCCTGCCGCTTCTCACGTGA